The following proteins are encoded in a genomic region of Mahella australiensis 50-1 BON:
- the glpK gene encoding glycerol kinase GlpK, whose amino-acid sequence MEQYIIALDEGTTSCRAVAFNREGCTVAMRSRQFRQIYPQSGWVEHDAMEIWNAQLNALKELIRDLDLSPAQIAAIGIADQRETVVLWDKHTGKPVYNAIVWQCRRTAPLCDDLKQSGITEVVHKKTGLVIDAYFSATKIRWIMDNIPGVKEAAANGNILAGTIDTWLLWNLTGGKAHATDYSNASRTMLYNINELCWDEDILNMLDIPQAILPEVKPSSCTFGYTDPSILGASIPIAGIAGDQQAALFGQLCLQPGMIKNTYGTGCFILMNTGDKPIYSSNNLLTTIAWGIDGKVEYALEGSVFSAGASVQWLRDGLKIIDNAAQSQQYAEAVADNGGVYVVPAFTGLGAPYWDMYARGLIIGISRGTQRQHIVRATLESIAYQTMDILDTMQRDATLPFKNLRVDGGACANDFLMQFQADILGIEVERPPIVETTALGAAYLAGLEVGYWNKDALNAVWIPSKVFKPQMSDEQRFQLSQRWHEAVKRALSWAR is encoded by the coding sequence ATGGAACAATATATAATCGCATTGGATGAAGGGACTACAAGTTGCCGGGCTGTGGCTTTCAATCGTGAGGGTTGCACTGTAGCCATGCGCAGCCGTCAGTTCAGGCAAATCTATCCTCAATCGGGATGGGTGGAACACGATGCTATGGAAATATGGAACGCTCAACTGAATGCGCTAAAGGAGTTGATACGCGATCTGGACCTTTCACCGGCACAGATAGCAGCCATAGGTATAGCCGATCAACGTGAAACGGTAGTATTATGGGATAAGCATACAGGAAAACCTGTATATAACGCCATAGTATGGCAATGCAGGCGTACAGCGCCTTTATGCGATGATCTGAAACAAAGCGGCATAACTGAAGTCGTACATAAAAAGACCGGTTTGGTTATCGATGCGTATTTCTCCGCCACTAAAATAAGATGGATAATGGATAACATACCTGGCGTAAAAGAAGCGGCAGCAAATGGGAATATACTAGCCGGCACTATAGATACATGGCTTTTATGGAATCTGACTGGCGGTAAAGCGCATGCCACCGATTATTCGAATGCCAGTCGTACCATGCTGTATAATATAAACGAGTTATGTTGGGACGAAGATATATTGAATATGCTGGACATACCACAAGCCATATTGCCCGAGGTCAAGCCTTCGTCGTGCACATTTGGCTACACGGATCCTTCGATCCTGGGTGCTTCTATACCCATAGCCGGCATAGCCGGCGATCAGCAGGCCGCCTTATTCGGGCAGTTATGCCTGCAACCTGGTATGATAAAGAATACATACGGTACCGGTTGCTTTATACTGATGAATACAGGCGATAAACCTATTTATTCGTCTAACAATCTGTTAACCACAATAGCATGGGGGATAGACGGCAAAGTGGAGTATGCGCTGGAGGGCAGCGTATTCTCGGCCGGGGCGTCTGTTCAGTGGTTGCGCGACGGCCTAAAGATAATAGATAATGCCGCTCAGAGCCAGCAATATGCCGAGGCTGTAGCTGACAACGGCGGGGTATACGTAGTGCCGGCTTTTACCGGCTTAGGCGCACCTTACTGGGATATGTATGCTCGAGGTTTAATAATAGGCATCAGCCGCGGCACACAGCGCCAACATATCGTGCGGGCCACCCTGGAAAGCATAGCCTATCAGACCATGGATATATTGGATACCATGCAGCGCGATGCCACGCTGCCATTTAAAAACCTGCGCGTCGATGGCGGTGCTTGCGCAAATGATTTTCTTATGCAATTTCAAGCCGATATACTCGGCATAGAAGTAGAAAGACCGCCTATTGTGGAAACCACCGCGCTGGGAGCGGCATATTTAGCTGGCTTAGAAGTGGGGTACTGGAACAAAGACGCGCTAAATGCGGTATGGATACCCAGCAAAGTATTTAAACCGCAAATGAGCGATGAGCAACGCTTTCAATTAAGCCAACGCTGGCATGAAGCGGTAAAAAGGGCATTATCGTGGGCTAGGTAA
- a CDS encoding mannose-1-phosphate guanylyltransferase: MLTAVIMAGGKGERFWPKSRIKLPKQLLKLTGEDTMIQSTVKRISRIVDYDNIYIVTNPDYASIISNQLPEVPTGNILVEPMSRNTAACIGLAALHIEKRCGEDAVMMVLPSDHMIRDEDEYIRVLEKAAQVAQHNTNIVTIGIKPDHPETGYGYIKMGQRITARGMEPVHEVEAFVEKPDKETAEKYLETGQYLWNSGMFLWKVSTIMKNIKIHMPKLYKALSVIRQAIDSDDAESILYKEYEKLDSISIDYGIMEKADSVYVIPADFGWDDVGSWTALERIEEPDENGNIIKGNILSVDTKKCIIQGGNNKLLALLGLEDLIVVDTDDVTLICPKDRAQDIKKLLQEIRERQLTDYL, encoded by the coding sequence ATGCTTACTGCTGTTATAATGGCTGGAGGTAAAGGCGAAAGGTTTTGGCCCAAAAGCAGGATTAAGCTACCCAAGCAGCTATTGAAGCTCACCGGCGAGGATACCATGATACAGTCCACTGTAAAGCGCATAAGCCGTATAGTGGATTATGATAACATATATATAGTTACCAACCCGGATTATGCCTCCATAATAAGTAATCAGCTGCCTGAAGTACCGACCGGCAACATACTAGTAGAACCTATGTCTAGAAATACTGCGGCATGTATAGGCTTGGCAGCGTTACATATAGAAAAACGCTGCGGGGAAGATGCTGTTATGATGGTCCTTCCGTCGGATCATATGATAAGGGACGAAGACGAATATATAAGGGTATTGGAGAAAGCTGCACAAGTGGCTCAGCACAATACCAATATAGTTACTATAGGTATAAAGCCGGATCATCCTGAAACTGGTTATGGCTATATAAAAATGGGCCAGAGGATTACAGCCCGCGGTATGGAACCGGTACATGAGGTAGAAGCATTTGTAGAAAAACCGGATAAAGAAACCGCTGAGAAGTATCTTGAAACAGGTCAATACCTGTGGAACAGCGGTATGTTTCTTTGGAAGGTATCTACCATCATGAAAAATATAAAGATCCATATGCCTAAGTTATACAAAGCCTTGAGCGTTATACGTCAGGCTATAGATTCCGATGATGCAGAGAGTATATTGTATAAGGAATATGAAAAGTTAGACAGTATATCTATAGACTATGGTATAATGGAAAAAGCCGATTCAGTATATGTTATACCGGCAGACTTCGGGTGGGACGATGTCGGCAGTTGGACGGCTTTGGAACGCATTGAAGAGCCCGATGAAAATGGCAACATCATCAAAGGCAATATACTCAGCGTGGATACGAAAAAGTGCATTATACAGGGTGGCAACAATAAGCTGCTGGCGCTTTTGGGTTTGGAGGACCTCATAGTGGTAGATACAGACGATGTTACACTCATATGTCCAAAAGACAGAGCGCAGGATATAAAGAAACTCCTTCAGGAAATACGCGAAAGACAATTGACCGATTATCTATGA
- the adhE gene encoding bifunctional acetaldehyde-CoA/alcohol dehydrogenase: protein MKPEERNHAAQPVSIDAMINKLVNRASTAAEAYMQMDQEQIDTIVKAMAVAAMDNHMALAKAAVEETKRGVYEDKITKNMFAAEYIYHDIKYQKTVGVINENKLEGYIEIAEPVGIIAGITPVTNPTSTTIFKSLIAVKTRNPIIFAFHPSAQKSSSMAAQVLLKAAIEAGAPKYCIQWIEEPSLEATAALINHPGISLILATGGSNMVKAAYSAGKPALGVGPGNVPCYIDQSAELETALTDLMLSKTFDNGMICASEQSVIFHKAIADKAIEFLKSHNCYVLNKNEVELLTAVAMNKEKGGVNPAIVGQSAVTIAKMAGLKVPESTRILIAPLDGIGSQYPLSGEKLSPILALYIAKDYKEAIEMAKQLISYGGIGHSAAIHSKDKEVIKEFSKALKVSRIVVNAPSSHGAIGDIYNSLVPSLTLGCGTYGGNSTSDNVSSVNLINVKRVAARRYNMQWFKVPEKIYFEPGAIGYLEKMPDISRAFIVTDAAMVKLGYTDRILYYLRKHSPYVHSEIFADVEPDPSVDTIMRGVELMNSFQPDVIIALGGGSAIDAAKGMWLYYEHPEVDFANLKLKFMDIRKRVYKFPRLGNKAKLVAIPTTSGTGSEVTSFAVITDKEKGVKYPLADYELTPDVAIIDPDLVMTVPPTITADTGMDVLTHAIEAYVSVMASDYTDALAIKAIQLVFEYLPRAYKNGNDSEAREKMHNASCMAGMAFTNAFLGINHSLAHKLGGEFHIPHGRANAVLLPYVIEYNAKEPEKLASFPKYGKFVADKRYAEISRMLGLPASTVQEGVNSLIKAIRDLMTALNMPHTIAQCGVSREEFEAKVNELAEKAFEDQCTTANPKLPLIRDLVDIYMKAYNG, encoded by the coding sequence ATGAAACCAGAAGAAAGAAATCATGCTGCTCAGCCGGTTAGTATAGACGCTATGATAAATAAATTGGTAAACCGAGCGTCTACTGCAGCAGAAGCTTATATGCAAATGGATCAGGAACAAATAGACACTATAGTGAAAGCCATGGCCGTAGCAGCTATGGATAATCATATGGCGCTGGCCAAAGCCGCTGTGGAAGAAACCAAGCGTGGCGTATATGAAGATAAGATAACTAAAAATATGTTTGCTGCGGAATACATTTATCATGATATAAAGTATCAAAAAACGGTGGGGGTTATAAATGAAAATAAGTTGGAGGGCTATATAGAGATAGCCGAGCCAGTGGGTATAATAGCTGGTATCACACCGGTGACCAATCCAACTTCTACGACCATATTCAAATCGCTCATAGCGGTAAAAACACGTAATCCCATAATATTCGCTTTTCATCCATCTGCTCAAAAATCCAGCAGTATGGCAGCCCAGGTACTGTTAAAAGCCGCTATAGAAGCAGGGGCACCGAAATACTGCATACAATGGATAGAGGAGCCATCTTTAGAAGCCACTGCCGCACTAATAAATCATCCCGGCATATCGCTTATACTGGCCACCGGCGGCAGTAATATGGTTAAAGCCGCATACAGCGCGGGCAAACCGGCTTTAGGCGTCGGACCAGGTAACGTACCGTGCTATATAGATCAGAGCGCTGAACTTGAAACAGCGCTGACCGACCTCATGCTGTCCAAAACATTCGATAATGGCATGATATGCGCTTCAGAGCAATCGGTCATATTTCATAAAGCCATTGCTGATAAAGCCATAGAATTTTTGAAATCCCACAATTGCTATGTATTGAATAAAAACGAGGTAGAGCTATTGACTGCCGTCGCTATGAATAAAGAAAAAGGCGGTGTAAATCCAGCGATAGTAGGACAGTCCGCTGTAACAATAGCTAAGATGGCCGGCCTTAAAGTACCAGAAAGTACAAGAATATTAATAGCGCCACTAGACGGCATTGGTAGTCAATACCCGTTATCAGGGGAAAAACTCAGCCCTATATTAGCTTTATATATAGCAAAAGATTATAAAGAAGCTATAGAAATGGCAAAACAGTTGATTTCGTATGGCGGTATAGGGCATTCGGCTGCCATACATTCGAAAGATAAAGAAGTCATAAAAGAGTTCTCAAAGGCTTTGAAAGTCAGTCGCATAGTAGTAAACGCCCCTTCCAGCCATGGTGCCATAGGTGATATATATAATAGCCTGGTTCCGTCATTAACCCTTGGCTGTGGCACTTATGGAGGCAATTCGACCAGCGATAATGTATCTTCGGTAAACCTTATAAATGTAAAGCGCGTGGCTGCACGCCGGTACAATATGCAATGGTTTAAAGTGCCGGAAAAAATATACTTCGAACCGGGAGCCATAGGCTATCTAGAGAAAATGCCCGACATATCCAGGGCGTTCATCGTAACCGATGCTGCAATGGTAAAGCTTGGCTATACAGACCGCATATTGTATTACCTCAGGAAGCATTCTCCATATGTGCACAGCGAGATATTCGCTGATGTGGAACCAGACCCGTCAGTAGATACCATAATGCGCGGCGTAGAACTAATGAATAGCTTCCAGCCTGACGTCATCATAGCCCTAGGCGGAGGATCAGCTATAGATGCCGCAAAGGGCATGTGGCTGTACTATGAGCATCCAGAAGTAGATTTCGCCAACCTCAAATTGAAGTTTATGGACATAAGAAAGCGCGTATACAAGTTCCCACGACTAGGTAATAAAGCAAAGTTAGTCGCCATACCGACCACATCGGGCACCGGCTCTGAAGTAACCTCTTTTGCCGTTATAACCGATAAAGAGAAAGGCGTGAAGTATCCTCTGGCAGATTATGAATTAACGCCGGATGTAGCTATAATAGATCCGGACCTAGTAATGACAGTACCGCCTACTATTACTGCAGATACCGGTATGGACGTATTAACCCACGCTATAGAAGCATATGTATCGGTAATGGCATCAGATTATACAGATGCCCTTGCAATAAAGGCTATACAACTGGTTTTTGAATACCTGCCGCGGGCATATAAAAACGGTAATGACAGCGAAGCAAGAGAGAAAATGCATAATGCTTCTTGCATGGCAGGCATGGCTTTCACCAACGCATTTCTCGGCATAAACCACAGCCTTGCCCACAAGCTGGGCGGCGAGTTTCATATACCCCACGGTCGTGCTAATGCCGTGTTGCTGCCATATGTAATAGAATACAATGCCAAAGAGCCCGAAAAGCTAGCATCTTTCCCCAAATACGGCAAGTTCGTGGCCGATAAAAGATATGCCGAAATATCCAGGATGCTTGGACTGCCTGCTTCCACTGTACAAGAAGGCGTAAATAGCCTCATAAAAGCTATACGCGATTTGATGACGGCTCTAAATATGCCGCATACCATAGCGCAATGCGGGGTCAGCCGCGAAGAGTTCGAAGCCAAAGTCAATGAATTGGCTGAAAAAGCCTTTGAAGATCAGTGCACGACAGCCAATCCGAAGCTTCCCCTTATAAGAGACCTCGTAGATATATATATGAAAGCATACAATGGCTAA
- a CDS encoding glycosyltransferase family 4 protein — MHELAFISTFPPRKCGIATFTADVVKYIEKAGQWKCRVVAIDDGIEHYAYGDQVWFRINQFNKRDYIKAARHINNSSIDAVMIEHEYGIFGGSDGQYILELTRLLNKPFALTCHTVLSSPTTSQRSILKHLCRQAAAVVVMTERAGNILSSVYDVDSEKIKVIPHGIPVFRTVMAEDIKKKYKVGGRRVVSTFGLVGPGKGLEYAIRAMHIVANRFPDAVYLVMGQTHPVLKRKSGETYRESLIELVQNLSLNKHVRFVNHFLSLRELSDYLAATDVYITPYPGKEQAVSGTLSYALGAGKAIVSTPYAYAVDLLADNRGILVPFNDVRAMANAICKLLADDALRHRLERRAMIYGEHMQWPTVGRNYSELMSYIASFDNINILDKEA, encoded by the coding sequence ATGCACGAATTGGCTTTTATAAGTACTTTTCCGCCGCGCAAATGTGGCATAGCAACGTTCACAGCAGATGTGGTAAAATACATAGAAAAGGCTGGTCAATGGAAATGCCGGGTGGTCGCTATAGATGATGGCATAGAGCATTATGCCTATGGCGATCAGGTATGGTTTCGCATAAATCAGTTTAATAAAAGGGATTATATAAAAGCTGCACGGCACATAAACAACAGCAGCATAGATGCCGTTATGATAGAACATGAATATGGTATATTCGGTGGTAGCGATGGGCAATATATACTGGAACTTACAAGATTGCTGAATAAGCCCTTTGCGTTAACGTGCCATACTGTGTTGAGCAGCCCTACTACATCTCAACGCAGTATATTAAAACATTTGTGCCGTCAGGCAGCAGCAGTCGTTGTTATGACCGAACGAGCCGGCAATATTTTGAGCAGCGTTTATGATGTGGATAGTGAAAAAATAAAGGTTATACCCCACGGTATACCGGTTTTTAGAACCGTTATGGCTGAAGATATAAAGAAAAAATATAAGGTAGGCGGCAGAAGGGTTGTATCTACGTTCGGCCTGGTGGGACCTGGCAAAGGTTTGGAATATGCCATACGGGCCATGCATATAGTGGCTAACAGGTTCCCGGACGCTGTTTATCTTGTAATGGGCCAGACCCATCCCGTGCTTAAGAGAAAATCAGGGGAGACCTATAGGGAGAGCCTTATAGAGTTGGTTCAAAATCTAAGCTTGAATAAACATGTGCGTTTTGTAAACCATTTTTTGAGTTTGCGTGAATTGAGCGATTATCTTGCCGCTACAGATGTATATATTACGCCGTATCCCGGCAAAGAGCAGGCGGTCAGCGGTACGTTATCCTATGCTCTTGGGGCAGGCAAGGCTATTGTTTCAACGCCGTATGCCTACGCCGTCGACCTTTTGGCTGATAACAGAGGGATATTGGTGCCATTTAACGATGTTCGAGCCATGGCCAATGCTATATGTAAACTTTTGGCCGATGACGCATTGCGCCATAGGCTGGAGCGCAGAGCAATGATATATGGAGAGCATATGCAGTGGCCAACTGTGGGGAGAAACTATAGCGAGTTAATGTCTTATATAGCATCTTTCGATAATATAAATATATTAGATAAGGAGGCCTAG
- a CDS encoding DUF362 domain-containing protein, whose product MNNNDIYVIYGDKGKEMVKQLLSAIKIEEEIDKTDLIGLKPNLVVAKKPESGATTSTDMIIGIIEYLKERGYNKLIILEGSWVGDSTQEAFKVCGYDKISQKYNVPLFDTKRDHYRPYDADGMSINVCDKAMEVDYLINLPVLKGHCQTSITCALKNMKGCIPDKEKRRFHTMGLHKPIAYLNKIIRPSITIVDGLIGDLDFEEGGNPVEMNRIIAGKDPVLVDAYAAELMGYDPHDIGYIKIAESIGVGNADLSKANIAELNSNTAGVRRFTDAGNKARYLAKWVEEKDACSACYGSLIHALARLDEQGLLKRLDQKVCIGQGFKGQSVDGIGVGTCARGCGQWVKGCPPKAKDILDFLKKCITD is encoded by the coding sequence TTGAACAATAACGACATATATGTTATATATGGCGATAAAGGCAAGGAAATGGTAAAACAGCTTCTAAGCGCTATAAAAATAGAGGAAGAAATAGATAAAACCGATCTCATAGGTTTGAAGCCCAATCTGGTAGTGGCCAAAAAGCCAGAATCGGGTGCTACCACGTCTACCGATATGATAATAGGTATAATAGAATACCTCAAAGAACGTGGATATAATAAGCTCATAATACTGGAAGGTTCATGGGTAGGCGATAGCACGCAAGAGGCTTTTAAGGTGTGCGGCTATGATAAAATATCTCAAAAATATAATGTGCCGCTCTTTGATACAAAAAGGGATCATTACCGGCCTTATGACGCTGATGGTATGTCAATAAATGTATGTGATAAAGCGATGGAGGTAGACTATCTGATAAATCTGCCGGTATTGAAAGGGCATTGTCAAACCAGCATAACATGTGCTTTGAAGAATATGAAAGGCTGTATACCCGATAAAGAAAAAAGAAGATTTCATACGATGGGGTTGCATAAGCCGATAGCATATTTGAATAAAATCATAAGGCCGTCGATAACCATAGTCGACGGGCTCATAGGTGATCTTGATTTTGAAGAGGGTGGAAATCCTGTAGAAATGAACAGAATAATAGCTGGTAAGGACCCTGTGCTCGTAGATGCGTATGCGGCTGAGCTTATGGGATATGACCCTCATGATATTGGTTATATTAAAATAGCTGAAAGCATAGGCGTGGGAAACGCTGATCTTTCTAAAGCCAATATAGCAGAACTTAATTCTAATACAGCCGGGGTGCGGCGTTTTACCGATGCGGGCAATAAAGCGCGTTATCTGGCTAAATGGGTTGAAGAAAAAGATGCCTGCTCGGCTTGTTACGGTAGTTTGATACATGCATTGGCTCGTTTGGATGAGCAAGGGCTTTTAAAACGCTTGGATCAAAAGGTTTGCATAGGGCAGGGTTTTAAGGGCCAAAGCGTGGATGGCATAGGCGTAGGTACATGCGCTCGCGGATGCGGCCAGTGGGTCAAAGGATGCCCTCCCAAGGCCAAAGATATATTGGATTTTCTAAAGAAGTGCATCACCGATTGA
- the ftsH gene encoding ATP-dependent zinc metalloprotease FtsH, with translation MKRVRYIKNKRVLAILLVIVIAAAAIALFYNYNSRPQPREMTYGQFLDSAKAGKVDKIYLSNDARISGNLKDGTPFITDNPRTEGFKEQMLLYNVKVEEKQATAWGNIIMFGMLGGLLIAAFFAIRGPQAQAQNGLNTVSPVKPKDEDISVVKFDSVAGNQEAKESLAELVDFIKEPEKYAKYGARIPRGVILYGPPGTGKTLLARALAGEAGVPFYAVSGSDFVQMYVGVGAARIRSLFKKAREQGKCVIFIDEIDALGKKRNGGRMDGGSDERDQTLNALLAEMSGFNENQGIVIMAATNRLDVLDEALLRPGRFDRQIEVGLPDVNGRHKILKLHSGNKPIAPEVDLWKVAQQTVYFSGAQLESMLNEAAIIAAKRDAESIEMSDIDKAFYTVIAGAEKTDRSAISEIDRKITAYHEAGHALVTKLIAPENRVSKVTIIPSTRGAGGFSMNIPPDRMYQRKADMENQIRIAMAGRAAEELVFGEDNITTGASNDIEQATNIVLALVKRFGMSAKGGLLNYDVLYNNSLQSIGAELVDECKRLMDGFYKDVCNLLGEHRFTLDHLAHALLQKETLGEEEIDAIVKGKATALSC, from the coding sequence GTGAAACGAGTGAGGTATATAAAGAACAAAAGGGTGCTGGCTATATTATTGGTGATAGTTATAGCGGCAGCGGCTATTGCGTTGTTTTATAACTACAATAGCAGACCGCAACCGCGCGAGATGACATATGGCCAATTTCTTGACAGCGCTAAAGCGGGTAAAGTCGATAAGATATACTTGTCTAACGATGCTAGGATATCGGGGAACCTAAAGGATGGTACGCCGTTTATTACCGATAATCCTAGAACAGAGGGCTTTAAAGAGCAGATGCTGCTCTATAATGTAAAAGTAGAAGAGAAACAGGCTACAGCATGGGGAAATATTATAATGTTTGGTATGCTGGGAGGCCTGCTGATAGCTGCTTTTTTTGCTATAAGAGGGCCGCAGGCTCAAGCGCAGAACGGTTTAAATACGGTATCTCCGGTAAAACCTAAAGATGAGGATATTAGTGTCGTAAAGTTCGATAGCGTGGCCGGCAATCAAGAAGCAAAAGAAAGCCTGGCTGAGCTGGTTGATTTTATAAAAGAGCCGGAGAAATATGCTAAATACGGTGCCAGAATACCGCGCGGTGTTATACTGTATGGGCCGCCGGGTACCGGCAAAACATTGTTGGCCAGGGCGCTGGCAGGTGAAGCCGGAGTGCCGTTTTACGCCGTATCAGGTTCGGATTTTGTGCAGATGTACGTAGGCGTGGGTGCCGCACGCATACGCAGTCTGTTTAAAAAAGCACGTGAACAGGGTAAATGCGTTATATTCATCGACGAGATAGATGCTCTGGGTAAGAAGCGCAATGGTGGTAGGATGGACGGCGGCAGCGACGAAAGGGATCAGACATTGAATGCGCTGCTGGCCGAGATGTCCGGCTTTAACGAAAATCAAGGCATAGTGATTATGGCTGCTACCAATCGTTTGGATGTATTGGACGAAGCACTTTTGCGGCCTGGCCGTTTTGACAGGCAAATAGAGGTAGGGTTACCGGATGTAAATGGCAGGCATAAAATATTGAAACTTCATAGCGGCAATAAGCCTATAGCTCCAGAAGTAGATTTATGGAAAGTGGCGCAGCAAACGGTGTACTTCAGTGGGGCGCAGCTTGAGAGCATGCTCAATGAAGCAGCTATTATAGCAGCCAAGCGCGACGCGGAAAGTATAGAAATGTCCGATATAGACAAGGCCTTTTATACCGTCATAGCAGGTGCTGAAAAAACTGATCGCAGCGCTATATCGGAGATCGATAGGAAAATCACCGCTTATCATGAGGCCGGCCATGCGCTTGTAACCAAACTTATAGCGCCGGAGAACCGTGTATCGAAGGTAACCATAATACCGAGCACTAGAGGGGCAGGCGGCTTCAGTATGAATATACCGCCCGACAGGATGTATCAGCGCAAAGCGGATATGGAGAATCAGATACGCATAGCAATGGCTGGAAGGGCGGCAGAAGAGCTGGTATTCGGAGAAGATAACATAACCACAGGTGCCAGCAACGATATAGAACAAGCTACAAATATAGTGTTGGCACTGGTTAAACGCTTTGGTATGAGCGCCAAAGGCGGCCTGTTGAATTATGATGTGTTATATAACAATTCGCTGCAAAGTATAGGCGCTGAGCTGGTGGACGAATGCAAGAGGCTTATGGATGGCTTCTATAAAGATGTATGCAACTTGCTTGGGGAGCATAGATTTACTTTGGATCATCTTGCTCATGCGCTTTTGCAGAAGGAAACGCTTGGTGAAGAAGAAATAGATGCTATTGTTAAAGGAAAGGCGACGGCGTTAAGTTGCTAG